One region of Triticum aestivum cultivar Chinese Spring chromosome 6B, IWGSC CS RefSeq v2.1, whole genome shotgun sequence genomic DNA includes:
- the LOC123133078 gene encoding pheromone-processing carboxypeptidase KEX1-like codes for MIMDTTMFDATNPMMEWLNEDEEHAILDGVDAASAVFEKIRLLNSSRKVSRLARKDNGRKRKRVEEEEDDYHDSEDDDEENEELDLEIDDDDDSDDDGASQSDGGDSSMQVEKDLASQVGNNVEVTSDGSLVNRRSERVRQPRRSRRSPAFTIDKLSGMGAKELLV; via the exons ATGATCATGGATACAACCATGTTTGATGCAACAAATCCTATGATGGAATGGTTGAACGAGGATGAGGAGCATGCAATCTTGGATGGAGTTGATGCTGCTAGCGCCGTGTTTGAGAAAATACGTTTGCTTAACTCAAGTAGGAAAGTTTCTCGTCTTGCAAGGAAGGACAATGGCAGGAAAAGAAAGagggtagaggaagaagaggatgactACCATGAtagtgaggatgatgatgaagaaaatgaggagctggacttggaaattgatgatgatgatgatagcgatgatgatggTGCAAGTCAATCTGATGGAGGAGATTCGTCAATGCAAGTTGAAAAGGATTTAGCAAGCCAAGTTGGAAACAACGTTGAGGTAACAAGTGATGGTAGTTTGGTGAACCGTAGATCTGAACGGGTTAGGCAACCAAGAAGGTCAAGGAGGTCACCAGCCTTTACAATTGACAA GTTAAGCGGCATGGGAGCAAAAGAGCTTTTGGTTTGA